From Mycosarcoma maydis chromosome 16, whole genome shotgun sequence, a single genomic window includes:
- a CDS encoding putative dna/rna non-specific nuclease: MSYVVQAGLFAGGLVVGAGGAVLLSGSRASAVPATVCTSEQQAPGKPILTPAPCSSSKVAVVDSGYSSDSLGPAGYPGPVSDFLRHAAYVSSYDRRLRHPSWTAEHLTAASLQRPPNAPKSDRSNSVFKEDTRIPELFRAKMADYFRSGYDRGHMVPAADAKSSQLAMDETFLLTNIAPQVGAGMNRDYWAHTEDFVRRLTSRFADLYVFTIPLYLPRQYPDGKFRVSYEVIGNPPNVAVPTHFAKVILGIGQPSQASGAPGPKPEWKGGLGNVGLGGGIMALGAFVMPNSVIPNEAPLESFAVPIETVERAAGLTLFPPAVKSAAKKLCDTVQCSIIVRDFSDKSKTLTAPAAKPLPLPAPSM; this comes from the coding sequence ATGTCGTACGTGGTGCAAGCAGGTCTCTTCGCTGGTGGCTTGGTAGTCGGAGCCGGAGGAGCTGTGCTCCTCTCTGGATCTCGAGCGTCTGCCGTCCCGGCGACCGTGTGTACCAGCGAACAGCAAGCTCCGGGCAAGCCGATTCTGACACCCGCACCTTGCTCTTCGTCCAAGGTGGCCGTGGTTGATTCTGGCTACTCGtccgactcgctcggcCCGGCAGGCTATCCCGGGCCCGTGTCCGACTTTCTGCGACACGCAGCCTACGTCTCCTCGTACGACCGTCGACTGCGTCATCCGTCATGGACCGCAGAACACCTCACCGCTGCGTCGCTTCAACGACCACCCAATGCGCCCAAATCGGATCGATCCAACTCTGTGTTCAAAGAGGATACTCGCATCCCCGAACTGTTCCGTGCCAAAATGGCCGATTACTTCCGTTCAGGCTACGATCGTGGACACATGgtgcctgctgctgatgcgaAGTCGTCACAGCTGGCGATGGACGAAACGTTCTTGCTCACCAACATCGCACCTCAAGTCGGGGCTGGCATGAACAGGGACTACTGGGCACATACCGAGGACTTCGTTCGAAGACTCACGTCGAGGTTTGCCGACCTCTACGTGTTTACCATTCCACTGTACTTACCGAGGCAGTATCCGGATGGTAAATTCCGTGTGAGTTACGAGGTGATCGGTAATCCGCCTAACGTTGCGGTTCCGACGCACTTTGCCAAGGTGATCCTGGGTATCGGtcagccaagccaagccagtGGTGCTCCGGGACCCAAGCCCGAGTGGAAAGGTGGTTTGGGCAACGTCGGTTTGGGAGGCGGAATCATGGCGTTGGGCGCTTTCGTTATGCCCAACAGCGTGATTCCGAACGAAGCACCTTTGGAAAGCTTTGCAGTGCCCATTGAGACGGTGGAGAGGGCAGCAGGTCTAACCTTGTTCCCACCAGCGGTCAAGAGTGCTGCCAAGAAACTGTGCGATACCGTCCAGTGCTCGATCATTGTCAGGGATTTTAGTgacaagagcaagacgtTGACGGCTCCTGCTGCCAAGCCTCTGCCGTTACCTGCGCCGAGCATGTAG
- a CDS encoding uncharacterized protein (related to citrate lyase beta subunit), which produces MTLQRGLHRCMSMLVRRSTVAVSLCRIAVIGASPPLARGRLFSTARVVLDRDVRNAEAASQTDASSSQANAADAASPGSNLSQDVVSRSRRSMLYVPGSSEKMIKKSQASSADTIIFDLEDSVAAHKKGLARETVLLALEAAARPGPELAVRINPPSANRSLASDDLDMILPSHQLQAIVVPKVEHEDDIRLIIEKVKALRPSSAFEQIGALALILSVESAASLLHMSRIIESVRKSLGQDAHTGNLLSTTSKPPVAEIVALLFASEDYCASTGILRTRDRKSLLFPRAHMATIAKAHNLSAIDMVCIDYKDETYLVEEAEEAKQMGYDGKQAIHPVQVDAIQHTFNPTQEAVERAARILHLYEHASQSENRGAYGLQEKGGGMTMIDRPMLLQANAVVHKARKARMRIPEPSEL; this is translated from the coding sequence ATGACACTGCAACGAGGGTTGCATCGATGTatgtcgatgctggtcAGACGATCAACGGTGGCAGTATCACTGTGTCGCATCGCGGTGATTGGAGCTTCACCGCCTCTAGCTCGTGGTCGACTGTTCAGCACAGCACGTGTTGTTCTCGATCGCGACGTCAGGAACGCCGAAGCTGCATCTCAGACAgacgcttcttcttcgcaAGCAAACGCAGCCGATGCTGCCTCGCCCGGATCCAATCTAAGCCAAGATGTGGTCTCGCGCTCGCGACGTTCCATGCTTTACGTCCCAGGCTCGTCGGAAAAAATGATCAAAAAGTCGCAAGCCTCGTCGGCCGACACGATCATTTTTGACCTCGAAGACTCGGTAGCCGCGCACAAGAAGGGTTTGGCACGCGAGACGGTCCTGCTAGCGCTCGAAGCAGCCGCTCGACCGGGGCCCGAACTTGCGGTCCGCATCAATCCGCCTTCGGCGAATCGCAGTCTGGCGTCGGACGACCTGGATATGATCTTGCCCAGTCATCAACTGCAAGCTATCGTGGTGCCCAAGGTGGAACACGAAGATGATATTCGGCTGATCATCGAAAAAGTAAAGGCGCTGAGGCCCAGTTCAGCTTTCGAACAGATTGGCGCACTGGCATTGATCTTGTCGGTGGAATCGGCAGCAAGCCTGTTGCATATGTCGAGAATCATTGAATCAGTCCGCAAAAGTCTAGGACAGGATGCGCACACAGGCAATCTACTGTCCACCACATCCAAGCCGCCAGTCGCCGAGATTGTGGCGCTCTTGTTTGCGTCCGAGGACTACTGTGCGTCGACGGGTATCCTACGCACCCGAGATCGCAAATCACTCCTCTTCCCACGCGCACACATGGCTACGATCGCCAAAGCGCACAACCTCTCGGCGATCGACATGGTTTGCATTGATTACAAGGATGAGACGTACCTAGTCGAagaggcggaagaagcaaagcagatgGGATACGACGGCAAGCAGGCGATTCACCCGGTTCAGGTGGATGCGATCCAGCATACCTTCAACCCGACCCAAGAGGCGGTCGAGAGAGCAGCGAGGATCTTGCATCTCTACGAGCACGCCAGTCAGAGCGAGAACAGAGGTGCGTACGGCTTGCAAGAGAAAGGCGGTGGAATGACCATGATCGATCGACCGATGTTGTTGCAAGCGAATGCAGTGGTGCACAAGGCGCGCAAGGCGCGCATGAGAATTCCCGAGCCAAGCGAGCTATAA
- a CDS encoding uncharacterized protein (related to Glutathione S-transferase, mitochondrial) — MSAPRHKLCYYFDVVSPWSYVGYQVLRRYQKLWDLDVTYKPVNLGYVMKFSGNKPPITVTNKALWMWHERERATTFFGVTLNQPQDFPINTMHLQTFLSEISASFDVPTFERAIETCFAAIWHHDYPCATREDLESIFAKADYLGLRKEKLAQVLDKSMQKEARARMGQEAKILVEEHGFFGMPSIEVERSSDGEKAMFFGSDRFEQIAAWLGLPYKGPFADGTLAKL; from the exons ATGTCTGCGCCACGCCACAAGCTTTGTTACTACTTTGACGTTGTCTCACCCTGGTCGTATGTGGGATATCAGGTGCTTCGACGCTATCAGAAACTGTGGGACCTCGATGTG ACGTACAAACCTGTCAATCTCGGATACGTGATGAAG TTTTCGGGCAACAAGCCTCCGATCACCGTGACAAACAAAGCGCTTTGGATGTGGCATGAACGCGAACGAGCGACCACTTTCTTTGGGGTGACACTGAACCAACCGCAAGACTTCCCGATCAACACGATGCATCTGCAAACGTTCTTGTCGGAAATCTCTGCGTCGTTCGATGTGCCAACGTTTGAGCGTGCCATCGAAACGTGCTTTGCCGCCATCTGGCATCACGACTATCCGTGTGCCACGAGGGAGGACCTGGAGAGCATCTTTGCCAAAGCAGACTACCTTGGTTTGCGAAAGGAGAAGCTCGCCCAGGTGTTGGACAAAAGCATGCAGAAGGAGGCGAGGGCGAGAATGggccaagaagccaagATTCTTGTCGAGGAGCACGGCTTCTTCGGTATGCCAAGTATAGAGGTGGAGAGGAGCAGCGACGGTGAGAAGGCCATGTTTTTCGGTAGCGATCGATTCGAGCAAATAGCCGCTTGGTTGGGTTTGCCGTACAAGGGTCCTTTTGCTGATGGCACGCTTGCAAAACTGTAA
- a CDS encoding uncharacterized protein (related to Protein-tyrosine phosphatase gamma precursor) has translation MSLGIRPSRQALSSLFQALEFTDHLRLSEPDLGYTTSHSCSPENIEANRYRDIVAYDHALLPGPYLNAALIPSFHPTSLSFIVSQAPLPETYTAFYTHLVQQRVRVLVNLTPLVEKGRLKSHQYWPDVADQATRSESCSNTKHIRLNNGWKVTTQSDKQIQLDQAKATLVRRVIHIDDPQSEMLKHGWAVTQFHLTSWPDHGVFPTALLLQLIRETQQVPMTKIYPPPPTWIHCSAGVGRSGTLAAAYIAQAAINSARHNQTPPDSLMGKNAAAEIWDLPVRIVEHLRRYRARMVQTIDQFEAVYEIVAELATQAQLARN, from the coding sequence ATGTCGTTAGGGATAAGGCCCTCACGTCAAGCGCTCTCTTCCCTCTTCCAAGCTCTTGAATTTACCGACCACCTTCGTCTCTCAGAACCCGATCTCGGTTACACAACAAGCCACTCTTGCTCTCCTGAAAACATTGAGGCGAATCGATACAGGGACATTGTCGCATACGACCACGCGCTCTTACCCGGACCTTACCTCAATGCTGCCTTGATCCCATCCTTTCATCCAACCAGTCTCAGCTTCATCGTCAGCCAGGCGCCATTGCCAGAAACGTACACCGCTTTCTACACGCATCTCGTTCAACAGCGAGTACGCGTATTGGTCAACCTGACACCATTGGTCGAAAAGGGCAGGCTCAAGTCGCACCAGTACTGGCCAGATGTTGCAGACCAAGCCACGAGATCAGAGAGCTGTAGCAACACCAAGCACATACGCCTCAACAATGGATGGAAAGTGACCACCCAATCCGACAAGCAGATCCAACTGGATCAAGCCAAAGCAACCCTCGTCCGTCGCGTCATCCACATCGACGATCCCCAGTCCGAAATGCTGAAACACGGATGGGCCGTGACACAATTTCATCTCACATCCTGGCCAGACCACGGCGTATTCCCCACTGCACTTttgctgcagctcatcCGCGAGACGCAGCAAGTACCCATGACAAAGATCTACCCACCTCCACCCACCTGGATCCATTGTTCCGCAGGTGTGGGTCGTTCCGGTACCCTGGCTGCTGCATAcatcgctcaagctgctaTCAATTCTGCTAGACACAATCAGACTCCACCGGATTCGTTGATGGGGAAaaacgctgctgccgagatTTGGGATTTACCCGTAAGGATAGTCGAGCATCTGAGGAGGTACAGAGCGAGGATGGTGCAAACCATCGATCAGTTCGAAGCTGTATATGAGATCGTGGCTGAGTTGGCAACGCAGGCGCAGCTGGCACGAAACTAG
- a CDS encoding putative 2-oxoisovalerate dehydrogenase subunit alpha, which produces MTSSAAFSMSRLRLAPNVRVSRCTVVAQASMTSTRSLASSSLLRKDGNEPQGHLPGHPSSVFLTSLNDSFFDSVKPKTLSGNKNSQGGIPTYRLMDGVGRLLPGVTQEMINITQQEAVKMYRTMLLLPQIDVILYNAQRQGRISFMMTSYGEEGAVIGSAAGLDAKDEVFAQYRESGVLLWRDFSIDHFMSQVFGAEDDLCGGRQMPIHFGSTQHHFHTISSPLATQIPQAAGAGYALKRTKGREGNVVICYFGEGAASEGDFHAGMNLASTTSSPVIFFVRNNGFAISTPAAEQFRGDGIASRGPGYGMLTIRVDGNDALAVRSAVQAAKSKALSEQRPVLIEAMTYRVGHHSTSDDSSAYRSKQAVESWKQMDNPLHRMRNYLTDRGWWNDELEEETKAGHRKKVIEAMARAEKKKRPKLSSLFEGTYRGELPSNLKQQRAELAELLEKYGSLPSWSKEIAKHAHAGKDMEQYREK; this is translated from the exons ATGACCTCGTCTGCAGCCTTCTCCATGAGCCGTCTGCGCTTAGCCCCGAATGTTCGCGTCTCAAGATGTACGGTCGTGGCGCAAGCGTCCATGACCTCGACCCGCTCCTTGGCTTCATCTTCTCTGCTGCGCAAAGATGGCAATGAACCTCAAGGTCATTTGCCCGGCCATCCATCCTCGGTGTTTCTCACGTCGCTCAATGACAGCTTCTTTGACAGCGTCAAGCCGAAAACCCTGTCTGGCAACAAGAACTCCCAAGGAGGCATCCCCACGTATCGACTCATGGATGGTGTCGGACGTCTCTTGCCCGGTGTCACCCAAGAAATGATCAACATCACCCAACAAGAAGCAGTCAAGATGTACCGCACcatgctgcttcttcctcaaATTGATGTCATTCTATACAACGCGCAGCGCCAAGGTCGAATTTCCTTCATGATGACTTCGTATGGCGAGGAGGGAGCCGTGATCGGAAGTGCTGCTGGTTTGGACGCCAAAGACGAAGTGTTTGCACAGTACAGAGAGTCGGGTGTGTTGCTGTGGCGCGACTTTTCGATCGATCATTTCATGTCGCAGGTGTTTGGTGCCGAGGATGATCTGTGTGGTGGAAGACAGATGCCGATCCACTTTGGCAGTACCCAGCACCACTTCCATACCATCAGCAGTCCTTTGGCTACGCAGATTCCGCaggctgctggtgccggCTACGCGCTGAAAAGGACCAAGGGAAGGGAGGGCAACGTGGTCATCTGCTACTTTGGCGAAGGAGCAGCGAGCGAAGGTGATTTTCATGCGGGCATGAACCTTGCCAGCACCACGAGCAGCCCTGTCAT CTTCTTCGTACGCAACAATGGCTTTGCGATCTCCACGCCAGCTGCCGAGCAGTTCCGCGGAGACGGTATTGCATCTCGAGGCCCAGGCTACGGCATGCTCACCATCCGTGTTGACGGCAACGACGCACTCGCCGTCCGCTCCGCCGTGCAAGCAGCCAAATCCAAGGCGCTTTCTGAACAGCGACCCGTGCTGATCGAGGCTATGACCTACCGCGTCGGTCACCACTCGACCTCGGACGACTCTTCGGCCTACCGCTCCAAACAGGCAGTCGAAAGCTGGAAGCAGATGGACAATCCTCTACACCGCATGCGAAATTACCTCACCGACCGTGGCTGGTGGAatgacgagctggaagaggaaACCAAAGCTGGTCATCGCAAGAAGGTGATTGAAGCCATGGCTAGagccgagaagaagaagaggccCAAGCTGAGCAGTCTCTTTGAGGGAACGTATCGAGGCGAGTTGCCATCGAACCTCAAGCAACAACGCGCCGAGctcgctgagctgctcgagaaaTACGGCTCGTTGCCCTCTTGGTCCAAGGAGATCGCCAAGCATGCGCATGCGGGTAAGGATATGGAACAGTACCGCGAGAAGTAG
- a CDS encoding uncharacterized protein (related to 1-aminocyclopropane-1-carboxylate synthase 1), translating into MSDTVQAGVAAAATAPELSSLVDTLSNTTLSSQPKPAQGDTTSSTLSRRGAHGADNFDLPEGLKRMLANMYDPITNPDGIINAGIADNSLCRTELLEFFLAKDQLKLLPADMTYADRFTCSSQLLEAIAALFNQRRPDWPETNASPLPLTKVEPSHIAIGSGATGILDELFWNLCDEGDGVLLSAPYYNAFDNDLTNRAKARIVEVSVPLPEEAQRLQESLEYSSFAPSTVTAYEEAYQKAIADGINVRVLLLCNPHNPTGTIYPRETVVELAKFAAKYQLHFVSDEIYARSTFTTTDVAQPSTFHSILSIDTLKECRLDPSFVHVVTSASKDFAINGFRLGVLVSQHNPALQRAMACIGLLSQSASPAAALWIALLRDTAFLEWYFAENRRRLSLAYQHTVEFLHHHAIPYTRSNAGFFLMINLGTFCGIHKHMSDKQAREKEAIFVDRLIENRLLISPGTMYHHPIPGWFRFTFSQQPDTLKLTFTRLERAMRVQHSFEHNRPVLDWHSRANKAPNSTPPNP; encoded by the coding sequence ATGTCCGACACAGTCCAAGCTGGTGTCGCTGCGGCGGCAACGGCACCCGAGCTGTCCTCTCTAGTAGACACGCTTTCAAACACCACGCTATCGTCTCAGCCAAAGCCAGCTCAGGGCGACACCACTTCTTCGACACTTTCGCGTCGCGGTGCGCACGGTGCCGACAACTTCGACCTTCCCGAAGGCCTCAAACGTATGCTCGCCAACATGTATGATCCCATCACCAACCCGGACGGCATCATCAACGCGGGCATCGCAGATAACTCTCTCTGCCGcaccgagctgctcgagttCTTCCTCGCTAAGgaccagctcaagctttTACCTGCAGACATGACATATGCGGATCGCTTTACGTGTTcatcgcagctgctcgaggctATTGCTGCGCTGTTCAATCAACGTCGGCCTGACTGGCCAGAGACCAATGCGTCTCCTCTGCCGCTCACCAAGGTAGAGCCGAGTCACATTGCGATTGGCAGTGGGGCAACCGGTATCCTGGACGAGTTGTTCTGGAACCTCTGCGATGAGGGTGATGGCGTTCTGTTGAGCGCGCCGTATTACAACGCATTTGACAACGACTTGACCAACCGGGCCAAGGCGAGGATCGTGGAGGTCTCGGTTCCGTTgccagaagaagcgcaacgACTGCAGGAAAGCTTGGAGTATTCGTCGTTTGCACCATCCACGGTCACGGCGTATGAAGAGGCATATCAAAAGGCCATAGCTGATGGCATCAATGTGagagtgctgctgttgtgcaATCCTCACAACCCGACAGGTACCATCTATCCTCGAGAGACCGTGGTGGAGCTTGCGAAATTTGCGGCCAAATATCAGTTGCATTTCGTGTCGGACGAGATCTATGCTCGATCAACGTTCACCACGACCGACGTTGCCCAACCGTCGACTTTCCACAGTATACTATCTATTGATACTCTCAAGGAATGCAGATTGGATCCGTCGTTTGTGCACGTTGTCACGTCGGCTTCAAAGGACTTTGCTATCAACGGGTTTCGTTTGGGCGTTCTGGTGTCACAGCACAACCCTGCGTTGCAACGTGCCATGGCGTGCATTGGCTTGCTCTCGCAGTCGGCCtcgcctgcagctgcgctcTGGATTGCCCTGTTGCGCGATACCGCATTCCTTGAGTGGTACTTCGCCGAAAACAGACGTCGACTCTCGCTCGCGTATCAACACACGGTCGAATTCTTGCACCACCACGCCATCCCTTACACCCGATCAAATGCGGGCTTCTTCCTGATGATCAACCTCGGAACATTTTGCGGCATCCACAAACACATGTCGGACAAACAAGCAAGGGAAAAAGAAGCCATCTTCGTAGATCGACTCATCGAAAATCGCTTGCTTATCAGCCCAGGCACTATGTACCATCATCCCATCCCCGGTTGGTTCAGATTCACCTTCAGCCAACAGCCAGACACGTTGAAGTTGACTTTCACCAGGCTCGAACGCGCCATGCGCGTCCAGCACAGTTTCGAACACAACAGGCCAGTCCTGGATTGGCACTCACGCGCCAACAAGGCCCCCAACAGTACACCGCCCAATCCGTAG